GAGGAGCAACAGGTTTCTGTGTCCCCTCATTTGAGGAGAGGAAGAGCAGTTCTAGTTACTTGTCTCACCAATGTGGAATTCATAAGATCTCAACAAAGACAGCAGAATCAGGCATGGAAATTCAACATCCTGATATTGGGCCACAGCAGCCTTCTGCAAGGTTCTTCTTTGCCATCCCTTCTGGGACATGGAGGCTGGGTGAGCTCTGTGTGAAGCTGGCTGTAAGCCTGGCCTGAGGCTTGGTGGCTGTGCAGGCCTGGTTTcagggagctgtccctgtgagACTGGAGCCATGCTTATAGCAAACATGACAACTGTGaggcacctgccctgctcagctccttctccctgctgttCTCTCACAGGGCAAGTACGATGAGGAGATTGAGGTGTACAGGCACCACCTGGAGCAGACCTACAAGCTGTGCCGGCCgtgccaggctgctgtggaGTACTACATCAAACACCAGAACCGGCAGCTGCGCGCgctgctgctcagccaccaCTTCAGGCGCCGGGACAGCGGCAGGAGCTACAGCCAGgtacctggggacacctgggagtgcagggcagggacacagctctgtgcctccagagggaggcagcagcctggggctctCTAGCCCTGGGAGTTGGGTGTGTGGCAGCGGGTTAGAAGAGCACGGAGCTGCCACGGATTCTTCTAATGTTAGTTTGAGGTTTTCCTCTTTCTGGTGTCATTCAGCCAGAATGTAAGTCTAATGTAATAATGGAATGGATAGAAGATAATGGGACAGGCAGAGAAAGGGAGGTAGGAAAGCTAATTTATGAGTGCAGGGCAGGAAATTACAGAgtacaaggggaaaaaagaaaaaaaaaaaaaaagaactgccCTGCCTGACCTTGGCTTCTGCTCATGTCTCTGTTAGTCTATGATAATCCCATATGGTGTCAGGCCAGTAGAGACTTAGAAGGACTTCAGCAGAACAGCCCAGTAAACCATACTGGAAGTGTTTCATACAGCACTGAACCTTGCTGCAGTTCATTCAGCTTCTggtgttttttctcccttcctctgcAGAATTTGTGttcatcctcctcttccacTTCCATCACCACGCCAGCTCAGGTGATTCTTCTGCGGTTCCTGGCcttcctgagctgtgctctgctggttCTGATGGCCTTGTATGGGTCGGGTGACCCCTtctccctcagcacagctggccctgctgctggcacttcTGGCCCCGCGTCCCTGTGGAACAGGACGGGcgccagccctgctgcaggcagggacagaggcagtggcagtgacaaGGACAGTGGCaatggcagctccaggaggggctggcaggagctgctcctcctgctcccagagcacCTGCTGCAGAACCTGAGCGTGGCGTGGGCCTATGGCAAGAATCACCAgatggcagtggctgtgctggggctcttCACCTGTCTGCTGGCCATGCTTCTGGCTGGGCGCATCAGGTGGGTGTGCTCGGCGTTGTCTCACTCCACACTGCTCTGGTGGGAGCTGTCTAGTTCTGTGTTGCCTTGGTGATCCAGGGGTGAACATTTCCCAGAATGGCACACATAGTACTGCATGCCTTGATTCATTCCATTTAAGTCTGAGTTGCTGTGAATGGAAAGTTGCCTGTTCAGCTCTGGTAGAAAATGATCTGGAGCTGATGTGCTCAGACACTTGCCCAGCAGCGGGCAGGGCTGCACATGATGTGCTGTAGTCAGAGGCAGTACAGAACCTGCTCAGCCTGGGTaccctccccaccctccctgtccttccccaggGTGGTTCCCTGCTGTTTGAActcctgtttggtttttgttcccTTGCAGGCTCCGGCGAATCGATGCCTTTGCCTCGCTGCTGTGGTTGGTGGTGATGGCTCTGCACCTGGCCGAGAGGTACCTGAAGACAGACAGCCCCAGCTGGCTGGACACAGCCAAGTTTGGCACCACATCACTGTGCTGCCTGGTGGGCTTCACCGCCGCCGTGGCCACGCGGAAGGCAACGGGCCCGCGGAGACTGCGGCCCCGAAGGTCAGAGCCAGAGCAGTGACgctgggggaaggagcagagcctTGTGAACTCTTTGTGACTGCTGCTTATCTCTCTCCTcttgttgtttttccttcctctgtttctcttttttaaagttAGATAAGCGGTGAAGATCtcttcttccttatttttaatacatatatatttatatatacatgtatatatgtttgtgtgtatgtgtatatatatatatatgtgtgatttttttttttttttcccatccttgCTTACCACTATGCTAGCTGCTTGGAGCATTTCCACTGCTAGCCAtggaagctgctcctgctgcctccattCTCCCTTGCTCCTGCATCCTACGTCAGCAGTACAAATACCCAGCTTCCCCAAAGTCAGTTCTTCAGCAGCTGCCTCACAAACTGCTCCATAAATGCAGCCTCCTTCCcattctgctcctccagccaaAGAGATTCTGGCTCCTTCTGTCCTCCTGGTTCTTCTCACTGCCTCTCCATCCTTAGCCACTCACTGAGGAACCCTCTGCCCTGATCCACCACGGGGCCCGGGCTGCCTTCACTTTCCTAATGGTGCTGGTCATTTTAATTTGGAACTGATGGGAACTTGCCTCTGGATTTGGAATCCTCGTTAACACATGCTGTGGTGCCCAGGCACATGAGGAGGGACCACAGAGCCCATAACCTGGTTCTTCTTGCCTTCCACTGTGCAGCATCACTTACCTGTATCCTCTCTCACTCTGCCCTTCTCCTGACTCCTGTTTTAAATGGAGAAGTGTCCTTAAGTGCTTTTGACTGAAACTTCAGTAATTTATTCAAAAAGGTGCTTTAAAAAGTCAAGTAGCTCAGGGTGTCTTAATGCCTGAAAGCATACAGCTGTTTGAGGTTAAATTTTCAGCTCTACCAGTGGCTGTTGCTTTCAATGCCagttttctttgggttttttacccACCTGCTCCCTGAGCAACATCTGTGTATAAGCACAACTGGATAAAAATGTCTGTGTTCCTCCACTCCTAGCCTTAGAAAGAGAACTATGGTACTGACAACCTCATGCTGTGATATATGGTCAGCTTGCATTGTACCTCACTACTCAGTGGTCATTGCTGAGGGCACAGATTGGAAGGGTGTGCTGTAGGAgggggtgggagctgctgtgaggcTGCATGGCAACAGAGATGGATTTTTTGGGTTACTTGTAGGGGTTCTTTTTGTAGTCTGGCATTGTGCTAATATTGCTGAAAAAGGTGTGGAAACTGACTTGGAGTTGAGTGCCTGGCACTCTTCTGCTGAAAGGCTGGGCATTACTatgtgggaaggagggagcttccagctgtttgggttttttaggaTTAACTTGTTGGGGCCTCTTAGGATAAGCAGTCTGATTATCCTGCACAGTTGTTTGAAAGGCACTCCACTGAGTCTCTCATATGGATTTTGGTCTTTCAAGAGGAAATAGCACTTTTACAGGAGATCTGctattttcttctgttcagaATAGCACAGTGGAACTCACCACCCTAATAGCCTGATAGAAGTTAATTGGATCTAGTGATCTTCCAGTGTATAAACTGTAAAATAATCAGAATGGAGCTCTCACTGTGAAGTATCTGCAACTCCTGCTGAAAAATGCAGACACTACTGGGTGCTGCAGATGCTGGTGAAATTAAAGGAgcttttttaaaggaaacaaaagctaTTTCCCAGCTGTTCATACTTACTGTTCCTCGAACTGCTGTTCATTGTGAAAGCATAAAGGTAGCACTGCCAAAAGCTCTGAAATTCATTAACAATAAGCCAGGCTGAGCCATGGGAAGatgcagcccctggctgtgtGCCTGGAACTTGGTAAGGGAACGGCCATACAGACCTGCTGCCCACCTGGGCTCTCCTTTGGAATCTTTTTCTGGTGCCTTCAGATAACTTCAATATCCACCTCCAAGCTAACAGAACCTGGCTCCATCCTGGTGCTTGTGAATGATGCTGAGGGTTATTAATTTACCCACAGGAGAAATCCAGCATCTGCAAAGTCTGGTTCCATCTTCCATGTTCCCATCACTTACCAGTCCTGACCTAAAACATTTGTCTTCCAGCTCACAGGCATGGGAAACCTTGAGCTCTTATGGCCATTAAGTGAAATAAGGCATctggacttttttttaattcctcccttcttcctgctTCAGGACTTCCAAATTTTTCTGATAAAGTACATGTAAGAAAAGACTTTTATCTGTGATTGTCTTCTGCACTTAGCTGTACAATTTGGATTGAAAGTTCCTCTTGCTGTTCTCCTGTGAGATGTGTCCAAGGAATGGGAGGAATCTCATATTTGAAGGATATATTGAGAAGGCTCAAAGGAGGGGTGTGAGAAACTGACAGACTCAGTGGGAATGATCATGGTGATGTCATGCCTGATTTCTGACAGCAATATCCATTTATTAATAAGAATGAAATGAATCTGTCCAAGTTTTCTTGCCCAGTAGTAAGGAAACTCTCAGTGGCAGCTTCTGAAGATGGCTGGCAGCCTCTTCAGATGTTTGATTTTTCAGGAGCTGAAAGTCAAGGTCTTGTTTCATATCATCTCCTCTAAGTAGctgctttcctccctttttAGGAGCACTTTGGTTTTTTCTTACTATTTAAACTTCACTCATCCTCAAGTTCCCTGGGGTCAGGCACCTTTTGTGATGTTTTGCTCTTGAATGTTACCTTGGTTTACCATGCCTGTTCTTTTCTCTTGGTATCTttttccctgtgcagtgctgggaagggatggggaggaTGCATACTAAATGTTGGAACGGGCAGTTGCTGGAATTGTGGGAAGGAGAGGATTTACACTGTGAAGCCTGAATAATCCTGTTAAGGAATATTTTGGCTGTGTTTGCACTGCAAGTGCAAATCTATACTGAGTTTAAAGTCCTTAAATGTGGGAGATATGTTAACTGCAAGTGACAGCTGTTTGTCTTCACTTTATGCAGATTAATACAAATTATATTTACTAGTTGCACTAATTTGTGTCAGAACATCTAAAAGCTACTTTGTTTTATGGCCAAGCTGTACAACTGATCTCTGTGGTGCTTTGTTCACAGCTTACAATTGAAGAACTTTTGTGTTTGTAATTGGGAACATTTTAAAGGTGAAACAGAATAATGAAGTACATATGGAAGTGAGGTTCATTTAATGCCAAAGAAGCTTTTGTTTTTGCTCAGGTGTCAGCTTATTTTCCCCACTTCTTGGTGCCTCAgcatgtctgtgctgctgcttctaaaAACTAAAACCTCAGAGCCTCAAAACCAAACTTGAAGCAGTTGAATTTTTGGTGTTTAGAGACTCTGATGCTGACAgcctcctttctttctccttgtctCACATGCTTTTGCTGATGATGGAGGGTGATGGATCTTTTGGGGtaagggaagaaaggaggagagtGGATTTTTCCAGAGATGTTCTGATTTATAAACTGTAGCATTCAGTCTGTACCAGCTGTGTCTCAGACAAGGAGCCCTGCAGATAAGTTGTAAGTTAGCAGTATTCTGCTGTTGACtgtggggggggaaaaaaaacagtcaaACCACTACTGCCTTTGCTGAGACTGTTCTTGCCACACCTGATTCCAAAGCCAAATAGGCTGTTCTAGACACTGCCCTGCCATAGGTTCTGTATGGAAGGtgctttgcatttttcactCAGCAGTTAGATCTATCATGTGTGTCATCTAGATGCAGGTCCTGAGGTAATCATCTAACTCCATCATTGCTTGCCCCACAgtgagcccagcaggagcaaaTGTGTGTTTTGGTGCACAGTGGTCCTGTCCTGTGCAGCTGAGGTGCTAATTTGTGTGACACATTTCCTTTTGCTGGGTGGGATAAGAGCTAACACAGGCTTGGTAACTAACAACCACAGCTGACACAAAATCATCCAGAACCACTTGGGCAGTGCTTTGAGCTTGTTTTCCCTTAGCTGGGTTCTTGCTTCAGGCCACAGAGGAACATGTGGTAACCTGTGGTCTCCAGGTGCTGTTTTATTGCCTGACGATTCTCTCAGCCACACAGGCCAGGGCATGCAAACATCTTAACAATATTAGAGGGTTTTAGCCCAAAAGCCCCTAATTCAAGGTGCTGCTTTTTCATACTAACCATGTGTCTGGACCAGAGGATGGTAACAGCAGAACAGAGGTGCTGTGGGAGTGTTAGTGGGTTTTTGTGTCACTTGAAATCAAATCTGCTGCATCCCCAAGTGCCTGGCTCTGGCCGTGGCTGATCTGCCAGCTCAGAATCTTGTaccctgcccagcagagccagatTTGTAAAGGGGCCAATATGGGTTCATTAAGTGCCTTTCCCTGGACAAGATTTGGGACAACACTGTGTTGCTTTGCTTGGTGGAAccatggctgcagcagtgcccatgTGTCTGCCAGGCCAGCactctgtccttcctgtgccaCCACTGAGtgtggcagggcacagggggacaCCTGGGCTGACATTCCTGAGCAACCCTCCAGGGGGTGAGGGAGaacccagaggcagcagcccagTCAGCATCTGCTGTTGCTGCTTCTCTTCTTCCTGAGGCCCTCAGTGACATCAGTGCATGCAAACTGACCTTTGTGGCCCTTTACATTCTCAATACACTGTATTTATATCcagttcttttctttctcttaacTCCTCCTCTCCTACATCCATGCTTTGCATGCCCTAGTGAGCTTGGGTGTGTCAAAGGGTGAGAATGTGTGGGAATATAAAAACAGTGTAGTGGCTTATTATTTTGGCTTTATAAATATCAAGTGTTCTGAAATTATGTGAAGCTAATAATCATGCTTAGATATTATAGGAAGTATGTATTGATGTAATGTGGACAAAATATTTATGCtcttataaaaattaatataattaatagCCAGATAATTGCTCCAGACTGACTGCACTTATGAAAGCTGAAGGAAGCTGTGGTATATggctttgctttggttttcagAGATGCTGTTGAAGTTGTGTGCTGTCACATACAACCTGCCAGGTCCTTGCAGGTGTGCTGTCACATGCAGGTACACTTGGCTCTTGGAGCCATGGCAGGTGCCCttcagggaaagggacagtACTCAGTCCTGAAGTCATCCCCTGTAAAGCCTCATTTGGGACCAAAGTTCTCGAGTGTCCAGGCAGGAAGAGATTCCCTGAACATTTTTGGCATGCCAGCAAGTCTGTATTTGTGTATTTGTAGGAtgtgcacatacacacaccTCCCCACTGTGTGCCACCAGCTGGGGGAAAGGCACAATTGATGCCAAGCATCTGTCCTCTGGAAGGTCTTAGTGCAGGACATGGCAGCTCTAATTCAGCCCTCCTGTTCCatgcacagcaggacagcaggcaAGAGACAAGAATTCTTACTCTTGGCAGCTGAAGTTTCTAGCTCTCTAAGGCACATATCAAAATGTGACTGTGTGAGAGCTGTGCCCATTTTAGCATTACTCTCCGTTGTCTTTGTGCCTGTTTTTGTTCCTGTACTGCTCTTTACTCCTGGTAATGTGAATTTGGCAGGAGGCACAGGCTGTGGCCCTGAGTGAagaggtgcagcagagcagtgtcagGGCACACAGGGTAACCTGTTTTGGGGTGACAGAGACCTGTTCTGCACCCActgcctggggacagtgacacatgGCTCCcaagctgcccagggcagatGGACCTGGGCACATCCCCAAGCTCCTGCCTGTGACTGCATCTCACCCTCTTACTTCATGGGCTGAATTATCTGGTAGAGCAGTGGGTTCATCTGCAGCCTGGCCTGCCCCGTGCCCTCATTGTCTCTGTCTGTCCCAGGGATGATGCAGATCTCTGGtgaaatgtgaatttaaaaGGCACACACCTGTGGTGATGTCTGTGGTAGCAGGGAGCTCCTGGGACAGAGGAGGGGAGGCTCTCCTGGCAGGAGGAGTTTCTTCAGGACCGTGTACAGTCCCATACCATGTAATACCCTTCTTTaaccttctatttatttatttttaaagtatctgTGTAGCAGAGTTGTGCCCAACTGTCTAGTAACATTGTGATCATTGTAAACACTAATTAAGATTCCCAGTTTTTGATGTTCACAATATCAAGTTCTGAAATAAACGGCTTCCGGGCCTTGACTATTTCCACAATCTATCTGACtccagagcctttttttttcctttttttttttatgttactttttttacttttgccaGAGCCACTATTACCAGGTGACAAATGGCTTTGCAGCAAagacacagctgcagtgctccaTCCTGGGGCTGTGATGTGGTTGCTTCCTGTCTTATGATCCTCTTGATCTCCTCACCTTTTTTCATCTGCTTCTGGAAGAAGTTTTAGTCCAGCTGCCCATTCTCAGGCATGAAGCACATTCCCATGAGAGCTTTTAGCAGCATTGACATGGCAGTGGCAAACACTAGAGTGcagggaacaggagcaggatttTGCACACTTAGCAGGAGTTTGTTCAGAACAGATCAATGTTTTTAAGACATACTCTGCTCAGAATTCAGTCCTAAGGCATTAATAAGCTTTACTTAAAATTCTTTAGCTTCTCTTTGCTAATcagaaaaattagttttctgGATGGTTCAAGACAAATATTCTTCACTGCCCTGAGGATGTGGCTGCAGTAGCTGGAGTTAGCAGTTAGGTTAGGATGAGCAGTGGGGCTGTTGAGCACAGAGCCATTGGAAGCCTGATCCAAAACGGTTCCAGTCCCAGGACTGTGCTTATGAGTGATAAATGACTGTAATATCTTCCAGCCTACTAAATGAAAGACTTCCAAAAGCCAATAAACCAGTAAAgctgttttctgctgcagcaaggaGTTGTGTAAAGTTGGATCCTTTAGCCCAAAGGCACAGAAGGTGCAAAGTTAAGACAAAAGAGCCATGTTGCTCCCAGGTGATGATCTGCTTTGGCCCTCCACAGCCATGGCTCAGGGAGGGGTAGGTATCACTCTTTCTCCTGTGGTTCATATCAGTCCTGAACTGCACTTCtaattccctttcccattcATTTCCTCTTAcaaagctgagctgggcacatcTGTCTCTGTGTGTAGTGGGAGAGATGTGTGTGGGCTGCTCTAGAGGACTCCCCATGGATGCAAAGCAGGACCCCCTTGGAACCTGGAGAGGTTGGGCTGTTGGGGCTGCCAGACCAGCACATCCCTGGCTGCACCAGGACCCTGCTTGGCTCACAGGTTCAGCCTCCTTGAGCTGGTCAGGATTGGTGCTGGCTGCCTCCCACTGGCAGATAAGTGGtttataaaatactttcaaTTGTAATCTTAACTCTAGAGTTAGCATGGCATAATATTGCTGCACCACCTCTTTAATCTTCAGGGTAGAATGGCATGTGCATAAATCACCCCACAGTGCAAGGCTGAGATTTTCTTCACCCTCTGATTTGCTCCTGGCTTTCCTCTGACAGAAGAAAAGACACATAACCATGTTGTCATCTGTCTCTAGTTCCGTTAGAAGTGAGATTAAACCTCCAAATATTGTATCTGCTAAATTGTATCTGCAAAGTCAGATATCTCCATTTAAAAACATACTCAATTCTTCATCATGATTTATTTGACAGTTCTATTACCTGCTTCTAACTCAAAAATCTTACAGAAGAACATTCAGAGATTCTGGTTCATATTCTAGAGTTTCTTTCATGTATTTTCATtcaattgttaaaaaaaatatgaaattacttcattttaaCATCTGGACTTTATAAAGCATTCTCTGGGTGATTTTCTCATCCAGGGTATTTTCTCTGGCATTCCTTAACTGTTCCATCCTCTTTTCACCCTGTATTATGGGTCAGGTTGGTGCAGTTCTTCTTTTCCCAAAGTGTAGGAACATTCCTGTAAACTGTTCAGCACTCTTGCACTGAAAAGTTGGTCCAAGGCTGGTACCAAAAGCAGTGTTCCTgcaaggcagcaggagaggcagtTGCTGGGATTCCTCATTGCTGAGTGTCTGTCGTGCATGTCCTCTGCAGGTTCCTCTCTGGGGACTCCATCACTGTCTTTCCCAGCGGTCCTGGCACAGCCTTCCCTTCACCTGCCACCTCTCTGTTTGTCCCAACACCACCCAGTCTCCTCCACCTGACAAACCAGCAGCTCTTCAGGTCCCCACGCAgaacctcctcctcctctcttcccGGCCGTCTCAACAGGGCGCTCTCGCTGGGCACCATCCCCTCGCTGGCCCGGGCAGGTGAGAGTGCAGGGCACTGAgggaatgggctgggagggatccaGGTGAGTGCAGAGCACTGAGAgaatgggctgggagggatccaGGTGAGTGCAGGGCACTGAGGGGATGGATTGGGAGGGATCCAGGTGAGTGCAGGGCACTGCCCCAGAGGGCTGGGGGGGATCCAGGTGAGCGCAGGGCACTGCCccagagggctgggagggatccaGGTTGAGTGCAGGGCACTGCCCCAGAGGGAATGGCACTGGATGCACATGGTTATAGTTCTGTTATAGTCCTGTTCAGGGATGGCTGCTCCTGTGGCACAGAGGAGTATGCAGCACTAGGATTTGGGACTTGGCAGCAGCTGGGTtcaaattgttttatttttgcttttagatTCTGGCTACTTGTTCAGTGGGAGCCGACCGGCCTCTCAGTCTTCCCAGTCCAAGGAATCCCCTCCATCAGGTACTGCTCCAGGCCTTCCAGAGCAACAGATCTTGCAGGGCTTGCACTGAGTGGGTTGAAACACGTGGTCTGGTTGACTTCTTTCCTCCCTGCTTGCATTCCAGTGaaaatggtttgttttttttctgctataaaTGCTGCAGGGAGAGTCCCAGCTACAAATGGGATGGCGTTAAAATCAGTTGCTGTGCTGGATGTTCTCCCTGGGAGAGCTCACGGTGACATCAGTGAGACAGAACAAGGAGCCAGGAGCTGAGTTGAGCTGCTGGAACAGAAGACTTCAGCTGTTTGCAGGGCAGCTCTTTTGTAGCTTTCCCAGCAGAGTGCAGCAGATGCAGTTtgtctgccctgctcccctgccctccctgacCTGTCTGCTGCCCTTCTGACCCAGACAGGTCCCTGGGCTcttggtgctgctgcagaggcagtCACACCCTGGGTGATGCAAACCTGCTCCCAGTGTATTTCCTCAGCAGCCCTGAAGGAGGTGCCAGTACAACTCATTCACCTGCAGAATGGATTGTGCAGGCTGTCCTggctggacacagctgagcaaagAGAAAGCTCACCAGGCTCCTGCTAATCTGGCTCCTGAGTGTACCAAAGTACTTGTGAAACTCCTCTGTGTTTTACAGTGTGGGGACTCAAATAAATAACGAATTGTAGGTGGTGGGCATTTTGGTTGTTGGTGGGCATTTGCAACTCACATTCCTTTCTCTTGTGCTGTTAAAGAGCCGTGCCTGTCGCAGGGCATGATCACCGGGGGGATGATCACCCGGAGGGGATGCTAACCCGTGGTTTTGCCCTCGGGCCGTTTCCTTTGCAGATCCCTTCTCGCTGCTGGCCGGCAGCCGAGCTCCGTCCCGCATCCCGTCCCCGGCTCCGTCCGTGGCCGGCTCGGTCACCTCCAGCTCGGGCTCCCTGCGCCTCCGCCGGCCGCTCATCAGCCCCGCCCGCCTCAACCTGCAGgggcagaagctgctgctgttcccggCGCAGGGTGA
This DNA window, taken from Oenanthe melanoleuca isolate GR-GAL-2019-014 chromosome 21, OMel1.0, whole genome shotgun sequence, encodes the following:
- the TMEM201 gene encoding transmembrane protein 201, which codes for MDGAGLGATACAAAAGLLLYRIARRKKPTHVTVNCWFCNQDTVVPYGNRNCWDCPNCEQYNGFQENGDYNKPIPAQYMEHLNHVVSGSPTFCDPAKPQQWVSSQILLCKKCNNHQTMKIKQLASFSPREEGKYDEEIEVYRHHLEQTYKLCRPCQAAVEYYIKHQNRQLRALLLSHHFRRRDSGRSYSQNLCSSSSSTSITTPAQVILLRFLAFLSCALLVLMALYGSGDPFSLSTAGPAAGTSGPASLWNRTGASPAAGRDRGSGSDKDSGNGSSRRGWQELLLLLPEHLLQNLSVAWAYGKNHQMAVAVLGLFTCLLAMLLAGRIRLRRIDAFASLLWLVVMALHLAERYLKTDSPSWLDTAKFGTTSLCCLVGFTAAVATRKATGPRRLRPRRFLSGDSITVFPSGPGTAFPSPATSLFVPTPPSLLHLTNQQLFRSPRRTSSSSLPGRLNRALSLGTIPSLARADSGYLFSGSRPASQSSQSKESPPSDPFSLLAGSRAPSRIPSPAPSVAGSVTSSSGSLRLRRPLISPARLNLQGQKLLLFPAQGEAPRSPSDSEERTHSDSPALAPELPGFPRKNLLEQGVPDMRSAVEGGSICSDNSIKKEDHSSHSSTCVVDTTTKGEDLAGWRGRCGTSALRGLLAISLTLNAVFTSAYVYRSLR